Genomic segment of Dromiciops gliroides isolate mDroGli1 chromosome 3, mDroGli1.pri, whole genome shotgun sequence:
CTGAGTCCCACCAGGGAGCATGACCTCAGAGCCAAGCTGAGAAGCTGGCCACAGCAGCCGTCCCATCCCCCACCCCGGCGGGGAAAAGCTGACATTCTTAAGTGTTTCAGCAGGACCGTGAAGTCAGAAAAACTGTAAAAGCTCATTGGGACTGATGGCTACAACAGGCACAGGCCTTTCTCATTATGGAACAGATAGAACCCTGTGAAATTAAACTACTAACAACATCATTTATTTCAGCAGCATCGACGCGAAGGGGCTTTACAATGTCATTTTATGGGCTACATGTGCGCtataaatatttccataaaaATGTGCATTAAGATATAAAAGTGGGCCAAAAAATATCAAAAGTCAGAAGAGAACAAGGCACCCGGTTGAGGCCCGCATTATGGCTTCGGCTTAGGCTAAGCCTTAGACGAGTTAAGAATAATGGCTCTGGGACCACAGCTGATGCCACCACTGTCAGCAACTCCAATGTGGACAACAGGAGAGCGGAGGCAAATGGCGGGTGTGCCCGATGGGGATAcccatctcttcttctctctcaatTCACCcagggcagggagaaggggaccagccccccaccccccattctctCTCCACAAACTCACCAGGTTCCAACCCCAGGGGTGGGCCAGCCCCGTGAGCTGCCAGACTATGGTTGCAATCAAGGGGAAAATGTGTTTGCCCCCAAGCAGTTCCTCCAGTGCCAGGCATGCCATGGAACGCACTTGGTTTAAATACCAGAATTTATCCCAGGTGCAGAGCTTGGAGACCCTACTCTGCCTGTCCTTTGTTAGGGGTTCAGCCTAAGGAAGTGGAGACTTATTAGCTCTGCGACCATTagctctgtaaaatgggagggtggaACTAGAAGACCCCTCGGGTCCCGTCTAGCTCAAAATCAATGATTTTAGGAAAATctattattagctatgtgactttggataagtcctCTGCCCTCTTTGGACTTCAGCTTCTACACTTGGAAAACTGGGATAGGGAACAGTACATTTGATCACAGAACCTAGGGTTATAGGAGGCTTAGAGAGATCACTGATGCTTCATAAAACTGTCtggctctctcctcccccacctcctctcccATCACACAGTTTATGAAAGAACTGAATAAGATACTAGAGGTGAATCCATAGTCCTCCCCACTTCTCACCCCCAAGCACCACTCCAAGTGTcaaaattccttccaccaatgcaaataGAAAGTCTGAGACTTAGTAGAAAAATCCGAGAGAATCATCTGATGCTCAGAAAGGTTAGAGGCAGGATTgaaatgaggtcttcctgacataAGCTGCCTCTTAGTAAGACATGAAAGCCctttggaaagagaaaagtactGTGTGACCtctgtgggactcagtttcttcaactgtatataaaatgagggggttggattagctcttttttctttgtgggactcagtttcttcaactgtatatAAAACGAGGGTGTTGgattagctcttttttttttagtgaggcaattggggttaagtgacttgcccagggtcacacagctagtaagtgttaagtgtctgaggccggatttgaactcaggtactcctgaatccagggcccgtgctctatccactgcgccacctagctgcccctggattaacTCTTTTACAGTTCTAGACCTGAGATCCTATGATCTCCCCTAATCCCCCAGGGTCAAGAATAAAAACTCGATGGTGATGATAGCTTTCATTTTGTCCTTTTATGTCTAATGCCAAAAACCCTATACCtggcatgtgtgtatgttttatatatatacatataatatataaaacatgtatacacatataatatatgtacaaatacatgaatgtatatgtttACAGGTttatattggggcagttaggtggttcagtggatagaataccagcctggaatcaggaggatctgaattcaaatccatcctcagacactaactagctatgtgaccctgggcaagtcacctgtatttgttccaatttcctcatctgtaaaatggggataataatagcacctacttccaaggttgttgttaggatcaaatgaaataatatttgttaagtgcttagtacagtgtctgccacatagtaagtactctataaatgtctattattattatgtagatATCTACACATAGGTATACACAaggcacatatacacataacacatgcacacacatatacatgcatgagtatataaatattcacacacatgcatacatgcatatacatgcatacatatacacatatatacacctatgtgAGCCCAGAGGGCTCCCCACCagagggagccttgcctgacttttttatggccagcccagagtcagccAAGTTGGACTTTAGACTGTGAATAGAGATAacagagattaaaaccacacctacctctCTTTCCGCCATCTTGCAGTGCCGCCACCATGGTGTGCATGAATGTCCTGGCAGACGCTCTCAAAAGCATCAACAAAGCAGAAAAACGAGGAAAACGCCAGGTTCTCATTAGGCCCTGCTCTGAAGTAATCGTCAGGTTCTTAACTGTGATGATGAAGCGTGATTACATTGGCGAATTTGAGATCATCAATGATCACAGAGCAGGAAAAATTGTTGTGAACCTCACAGGCAGATTAAACAAGTGTGGTGTAATCAGCCCCAGATTTGATGTTCAATTGAAAGATCTGGAAAAGTGGGAGAATAATCTGCTACCATCCCATCAGTTTGGGTTCATTGTGCTTACAACCTCAGCTGGCATCATGTACCATGAGGAAGCAAGATGAAAACACACAGGAGGAAAAATCCTGGGATTCTTTTTCTAAGGGTGTAAAACATGCATGcaaataaaatgctccaatggacaaaaaacaaacaaacaaacaaaaaacacacctacctgaaagcctttccctccagagggtctgtcctctagactctgacctcagcacgtacTGCTCATcaaccaccttcaagtccagtaaaccaatagatttgaatgatgctagcttggagcagtgtgtaagggctgcctcccCTCCAGACTGCAGGGAGCTTATGCTCACTCACTCCCTCTTGGTCTGGCATGAGGAAGGAGGCAGGTAcgctgagctctctctctctcccctctatcctaggtatatagggtttctgaactttcagagccacgtgctctctctttactaatatttaatatgttttaataaatgcttaatgccccaaactgatgctaaagtctccaatttataagtagcaatatattagaaaccccagctaaatgccctaaaacctagaacagagatagGTACCcccataaattttcaaatgacacacacagacatagacatagacatagacattggcacacatatatgcatacacatacacatatacactatgAGGAAGGCCATCAGGCCTCCTGATTTCATTGATTTCCACACTCCCAGtatgggaactccctctaccaacataTTCTCAGATAGTTACCTAGGGTACTGGGAGGATAAATGActgatcccacagctagtatgtgtcacagGTGATACTTTAACCAAGGTCTTAATGACTCTGAGTCCAGTTCTTCCACTGTGCTTATCCTGCCTCTCtatgggcacatagtaggtgctttttcaattgagttgaattgaacaGGGCTTTGTACACGGTGAGCCCTCAGATGTTTGCTGTTGGACATATTATGAAACCTGCACAAATTTAAAAACATTGGGGTcacttattgttttctttttccctccagaTTATCCAGATGTTGTTGTTGGTGGCACCTATTTCTGCCTTCAGTATCAGGCATCTTCTGGTGGTGTGGAGGTTTCAGAAGCCAAACTCCCTTCATGAAGAAAGAATGGACTTTTTTAGACAGGTCAGGGCAAGGCAGGATGACATCAGCTTTGGAAGATATAGGTGAGAGACACTGACCTCATAGAAGTTCTAGCACTTGCACCCAAGGGTtataggaaagaagaggaaaggaagctgTGATTTGGTGATTGGAACCCAGCATGGGAGTCATAGCTTCATTCACAGGGAGAACACAGGGTCCTTTAGGAAATGGGTGCAAAGAATACAGGGCAGAGTTGCCTGGGATGGGGATGGCTGGGGTGAATTCTTTCTCCAAAGGATGGGAAAGTAGGGGAAGAAACTACCAATATCTCCCTTccataaaggagaagagaagagaaatcttCTAAATCCAATCACAGCCCCCTTCACTCCACCAAACTAAAAGACCAGAGGCAGAAGGGGATGTGATCAGAGCCTGTAAGACTAGAAACACgaaagggatggaaggaaggaatgtgAATTTATTTatgaaatcacagaatgtcagaaccagGGGCTCCTCAAAGCTTCAAAGAAGTGGTTTCTGAACAAAGGGAAAGGCAGTCTGACTTAGAACCACAGTGAGTGAGAGATCTCTCACACCAAGGCAATACCAACTCAAAATGTGAGGCTAGGTAGTGCTATGGATAaagctttggacttggagtcaggaagacctggattccaatcttgactatctgggcaagtcatttcatgtcagtctgtttcctcatccataaaatgggaataataataacatctacttcttAGGCTTGTTCATAGGATTACAGAtttcccacttaaaaaaaaacaacttggagTACATTAAATCTAAcccttttgttttacaaatgaggtaactgaggcacaaAATTTAAGTGGCTTGGAttgggtcactcagctagtaaatgtctgaaccAGGATTCTACCACAGgccttgctgactccaagtccagagctttatccactaaaccacctagagtaaatatgatgaatacagagaatcatgggaagatatatagaaaaacagatgcaaagtaaagtaagcaaaaccaggaacactctatatatgtatacatatatacatgtatacatacatatggacagctggatggtgcaatggatacagtacagggcctggagtcaggaagacttgcattcaaatctgggctcagatacatactagttttatgaccctgggtaagtcacttaaatcttttcacttcagtttcctcttctgtgaaatgagctggagaaggaaatggcaaaccaccccagtatctctgccaagaaaactccaaatggggtcacgaagagttggacaggattgaATCAATTGAgcaaaatatgtacatatgtatacatgtacaaatatatcaaatatataaatgaCAACAGTTAAAATAGAAAGAGCAATAAAACCATTGAAActaaatgctgtgaaattataatcaCCAAGTTTGACCACAAAGAAGAGATACCTCCCTATGTTCTTTGGAGAAATGGGGGACTTTGGGTATGGAACATGGCAAttggtgtcatttttttttttatgtattgcttaattttgttgttttctttttctttctctttcttgtttattaaaaagaatgatttggggcagctaggtggcgtagtggataaagcaccggccctggattcaggaggacctgagttcaaatccggcctcagacacttgacacttactagctgtgtgaccctgggcaagtcacttaaccctcattgccctgcaaaaaaaatatatatatatatatacatatatatatatatataataagaatGGCCCTCTGGGAAAGGAGCCAGTAGAGATACATTAAGAAATGTagactatttaaattttttaaaaatagataacttATACTTACATTATATGTTGACATTTTTGGTTCATTATGTATTTCTTAATTGATTTGATCCATACAACATTAGGTATGACAGGAATAATTATTCCCACTTTAAAGAAAtgtaaactggggcagctaggtggtgcagtggatagagcactggccctggaatcaggagtacctgagttcaaatccagcctcagacacttaacacttactagctgcgtgaccctgggcaagtcacttaaccccaattgcctcactaaaaaaaaaaaaaagaaaaagaaatgtaaactgaggcatacagaagtTCAGGAACTTGCCAGTGATCACCCAGAGAGTAAAAAGAGCTCTATTTGAATCACCTTGAACAATTTACTTcacctgcttcagtttcttcatctatgaaatgaggaggtGGAGACTAGATGccttctgagggcccttccaacaCTAAATCTACATGTGGGCCCTTGATCAAGTTCTTTCAATGATCtgagtctctctcttctcctattAAATGAAGGTATTGCAATatatcaggagttcttaatctagAATCTGTGaacatgccttcttttttttttcttaatcgtTTTGATAAATCCATTtccatttaattatttccttagtaattttctgtattttattttatacatttaaaacatgattctgaaagaGAATcaataggtttcaccagactgcctcAGGGGTCCAGGACATAAGAAAGATGAAGAACTTCTAGACTACCGAATCTCAGAGGTGCCTTCCACCTCTGACCCTATGAATATTCTGAATAGAAATAACTTCCTAGGAGCACGGAGGGTCTGACTGACCCAGCAGCCCAGCCCTTCAAGAGCTGGTCAAAGAGGCTAGAGCTGACTTCATTTTAAATGCATCTTAACCCCCTCTCTTGTCAGAACAGTTTGTCTACAAATCCGCTCACAACAAAaccattctcttctcttcatttccaGTGTGAGCCGTCTGACATTAAATATGTATCTCTCTCTGGTTTTCCCATCTCAGGCCTCTATAcctgctttctttttgttttattttattttttccgttgtTGTTCAACAAGGCCTTGCTTTTGTCTGCGCAAATGCCTATTCTATATTTTTGCAAGTTTTAAATATTCACGCATATGAGTTTTGctgtgtttatttattatttagtccatcattcttttttttttttccttcatggagAAAGGAGACCCCCACATCAGAAGGAGaattttgcatttgctttttcCATTAAAGTCTCTCGTTAAAGTTTAAAAGTGGCTTTTTCCCTAGACGTTCTGGGATTGATATTTCGGGCCGTCAGGAAACCCAGTTGGACTTGTTGACATGACAAGGAGGGGAATGGCAGGGGGGGCGGATATAGAAAACATCAGAAGCAAATGTCAACCTGGTCCATGATGGTGATAGGGAGATAGGGAGTTAGGCCAGCTCAGCTGTCAGACTAAGGCATTATGAGGCCATGGGCACCCCAGGGTGGAAGTCCTCAGCACCCAACCCCCCATCGTCTACTGACCATTTGTATCCCCATGAGGTGGGTACAGGTTCAGACATTACCTGTCCTGGCTCTCAGCTATTCTTGGCAAACACGTACACAACCAtaggattcagaactggaagggaccctagcgGTTATTGAGTCTAAAGGGAAATTATGTATTCAAGGTATATTTTTCCAAATGGAtcaatttattgttctttccactgaataaCAGGCAACAAATAAGgtctgttgggggtgggggctctCCTTTTCTCATAGAGCTAGAAGAGGATTTAGAGATCACTCCGTCATAGGAACACATTGAGAAATAGAATGGACCTTGAATGTTATTGAATTCAACCCTCCCcacctctttttaattttttttttttggtggcacaatgagggttaagtgacttgcccagagtcacacagctagtaagtgtcaagtgtctgagaccgaatttgaacccaggtcctcctgaatccagggctggtgctttatccactgtgtcacctagttgccccctttttaattcttttttttttttttttaaaaacagataaaCAAACTGAAATGAAATGCAgaaacttgtccaggatcacccagcttATAAGGGAATGAATGAGGCAGCCTAGGAACAATTCTAAGCCAGATAACATGGTTTTAATGCCCAGCTCAGCTACTTTTAAgaggctgtgggcaagtcattttaactacCTACTACAAGTCTGTTATCTCAAAGCACAAAATGATAACTGCTCATTCTACCTACCTCATGCTATTGTTGGGAGGAAAGCAGAGTAGTAAAGTGAGTTGTGATTATTCTGTTTCAACCAAAGGTGAATTTTGAGCTTATCAGAAGGTCCAAAATGATGATGCTGAAAAGGGATAttagacacacatgcacacacagaaaaaaaaaaacaaaaaaaattaaaaagggatattagaacacagaacatcagagccAGGAAGGACCTCAGGACATAGACcctcagagatggaagagagaccTTACAACAGAGTATGTCAGAATTTAGAAGGACCTCAGGatgtagaatgtcagaactgggaagggcgttagaacagggaatgtcagagaatgaaaggaccttagaatctggaatgtcagagctaggaaaggaccttaaaaatagacaatttttaTCTTAGGGATATACCTTAGAATAAAGAATATTAGAGAAAGAAGGTGTCTTAAAATTCCAAATGTGAGGGCTGGGAGAAAcattagaacagggaatgtcagaattggaaaggagcttagaatatggaatatcagagctgggagggccttagaacagggaatgccaGAGCTttgagggtccttagaacacagatatgtaaaaaattaattgctatttgaggcttttatgcctcggcgcacactggcctggggctcccaAAAccccacggtgctccacccactggttgtagctattGTCATGGCATTGGCACCTCAGTCATCACCACTCtacgatgcctacatgggcctggcaaaattataatgattggaagcctagtgagggcagtcatgtgactgtcagagaggccatcccattggctggggctgtgtgggggttttctgggattggggaaggagaattgAGCATTCTAGCTGGACTCTGGAAGacaacaggagctctgctgtgtattctcagctgattcctgggtggtggtatttcttcaggttgtataatttccctttccctttccccattttatttcctttcccttgatcctactgatcctgtttgtgtttttttttttagttcattttttgttaaaataaatcctattcttttttgagggagtctgcaggtctccttccttgccctaatattggggcgagccgcttagctaacactccccaattaaaaattggtccccacagttttatGGGTCCATACTCACTTATTGAATTCATGGGAACCAAAGAACCTGATAATATCAGTTAGTTTTGCCTCTAGGCTTGAAGTTTACTGATTTTGCTGAACTCTGGGCTACAGGAGCATCTGAGCTCAATTCCAGAGAGTGTTGCCCAAGATGAGGGCCCAGTGAATGACTCTAAAAATGGAGGTGTAAGAGTAGGTGCCCACCCTGTCCCAGGTGTCTGCTCTTTTCTGCCCAGGAAGGCAACCCCTTGGGGGCTCATGGTCTTTACAGGGCATGCACAGAAAAATGTGACCCTTGTTCCATACTATCCTTGTGTCATCTGAAAAGACACTGAGTGTGTCTATAGAGGGTCTGTCTTCGTCCCTCTCCAAGCATAGCAACTACAAGCAGATTCATGAATAGGTCTTTCCCCTAGCTCTGTGGTGAGATTTGGGAAAGACATGACAGACTGAGGGATGAGGGAACTACCTGGCAAGGGATGATGGGAATAGGGGCATTGATGTTTCTCAGTGCCCAAGGGAAAGAATTCTCCATCCCTAGGCTTTATTTTTTCTAACCAAGCATATCTGGAGAAATAGCTCTCTGCTTCCCTCTAGAGAGAATTGTGAGGCTTTAGAGAAAATGGGGCTCTGTAGGTGTATAAAAATCTATGTATGAAATACACACGAATATCTTCAATGGATGTGGATATGTTTGAGTAAATCTATGAGGGAATATCTGGTAGTGTTACAGGTCTTTCTGCACATGAATACATGGGTGACCTTGAAAATGTCTGGATATAATCAGAGGATTTTAGCCCAGGGAAGTTTTCAGAACACAATTGTCCTTTGAAAAGAGGCAATGATTTGGAACCAGAAGAgctgggattttgttttgtttgtttgttttttcctctgcctGACCAGagtctacctatgtgaccttggacctcGTATGACATTAATAACTCTGGAATTcacttttctcatcagtaaagtaaggaaatggcctctgaggtcccatccagtCCGAAACCTATGATTATAGTTCAACTTTCTTGTCTTAGAGAAGATGAAACAAATGTCCAGTGTGGATTAAATTCTATCCATGCTCCAGAACTCATTTATGAGCACACGATTTTATTTAAAGGGGAATGTACCTGTAGCATCAACATTTTCTTATGCAAGGGAACCCTGTTCACATCAAATGCTCAACACCAGGGTTtggttgttatttagtcatttttcagtcatgtctgactttccatgatcccatttggggttttcttactgGTTtgttacttccttctccagctcattttacagatgaggaaactgaggcaaatagggttgtgacttgcccaggattacacagtaagtgtctgaaaccacatttgaactcagattttcctgactccaggcatagaATCCTGCACCAACTAGTTGCTCCTAACACTGGGTTTAGGGGATTATAGTTTAGAAAAATCTAGATAAAggtaattcaactcaacaaggcATACAGAAtgtactggagtggggagaggtaaGGCTGGGTCACCCTTTTGGAGGCTGTTGCAAGAATCTtggtaagaggtgatgaaggcttgaaCTGAAGTAGATGGCTGTGTGAATGGTGAAAAGGATCAAATTATCAAAATTGTGTGAAAGCAGAAACATCAGGATTTGGCAATTTATCAGATAAGTGGGTGTGAAGGTGGATGATGGAGCCAGGATAATGCCAAGATTGTTGACCTAAGACATTGGTAGTGCCTTCAAGATCAATAATTTAATTTGTAAGAGGAGAAGGTCTAGAGGGAAAGACACTCAGTTTGGTATTAGACATATGAAGTTTAAGAccaataatgaaacatgctatccacctcctgacagagaggtaagaGATTTAGGGTATATAAAAAGACATGGTATAGAGTATATAATGAGACAAATTTTTGGATACAGTCactgagggaatttgttttgactgactatgcatatttcttataatgaattttcttttctctcttgttttcaGTGGAATGGGGgttgaaagggagagaaaaaaatagctttttcttaattaaaaacaCCTTAAAATATAAACGTGGAGAGCCACAGGTGTGGCACATTGTATATACTTTGAGATGAGATCACTGTATCTTTAGTTTGCTTAATTGTTctattttgttacaagagagcCCTCCCAATGTGGGGATGATCTGgaaatgtttataatgtaaaaatgaagtagataaatatatctttaaagagaaacagagagatcgAGATTTTCCATATTTGGACAAAATGTCATTTACACACATGGAAATATAAAGGGTTCTTCTATGTAATAGTTTTGTAACCAATCTTGGGCATTTCATTTAATTATATTTGTAATCTGGTTCCTTTTGCTTCTTCTACTATCTACATTTGATTAAAATAAcatgttttaaataaatgaaatgacatgTTTATATGCCATTTCCTatccccccccagaaaaaaaagaaaaaaagggaagatagaaagaaaaagaaataacagaagaaaagaaggaagtcaGGCAGACAGGAGCGGGGTGAGGCGAGGCGAGAAGCAATAATATGAAAAGTGATGTTGCTTGTGGGAGAAAAACAGTATGAAGATTTGATTTATGTTTGTTTTCCCTAGGCAGAcaagtggaatttttttttcttgtcttttgacCAACATTCCCCAACCTACCTCCTGATTCAGATAAGGCTTAGTAACTCTCCCAAGCCCAAAAGGAGTTAAGTTGttaaccaaggtcatacagctagtgtgaggccagatttgaactcaggaagatgagtcttcctgaccataGACCTGACACTCTACACACTATGGTGCAGGTGCCACTTGGCTCTCCTTTTTTGATATATGAGATAGCTCAAAGTGAGggctcttaaactttttccactcctgaccccttttactgagaaatttttatgccaccctgggtatataggtatataaaatagttatacacagccttttactgttgccaaatttttctcgacccccacattcagttatgtgaccccatatggggttgtgacccacagtttaagaagggagagggagagggaagaggattgTAGTTGATATGAAACAAAGgctatttatacatttttaaaatgcttcttgaatttatGATTAAATTAatccttctctctcccatctttgAGAATTTGGTCATGCCCTCTTCCATCCCCAGAATGAACTCATGGATCATagccactgcaaaaaaaaaaaaaaaattctttaaagcaCATTTCAGGTCCTTTATCTTACATGAAGTTTTCCATGACCACCCCATATGTAAGTGATCCAGTTTaatttaacaggcatttattaagtgcctactctttTCCAGATACTGTGTTAGGTGAcagagatacaaacacaaaagtgaaacatgtcctgccctcaaggagtttaccttatTGCAATATCTTCTTCATATTTCTCACAGCATATGTTTAGGACTATACTTTTTAACATATTATCTAATTTGTATCTGTGTTTAGGGTCTTTCCTCCCACTAGACTCTCAAAAACTTGATTCTTGGAACTCTGCCTAATTTCACCATAAGATCTTCTGAATCTAGTCCCAGGTTCTGTGAATTCTAGGgggttaataaatgctgattgtaTAACCCTTAAAaatcactgaatcacagaatctcagagctggaaagaaccccAGGAGTCCCCTAGTCTCCCCCCATCTCCATGCAGTGCTTTCCTCCCAGTATCCAAATCAATGTGGGgggttgggagtcaggaaatCATTCCTGAAGTGTGTCCTAGATCATGCCtcgaaataaacaaacaaacaaataaagatagatagatagacagacagacagacagacagacag
This window contains:
- the LOC122746416 gene encoding 40S ribosomal protein S15a-like; the protein is MVCMNVLADALKSINKAEKRGKRQVLIRPCSEVIVRFLTVMMKRDYIGEFEIINDHRAGKIVVNLTGRLNKCGVISPRFDVQLKDLEKWENNLLPSHQFGFIVLTTSAGIMYHEEAR